The bacterium genome includes a window with the following:
- a CDS encoding proline--tRNA ligase — protein sequence RIAAAVVEGSHDENGIIWPKNIAPYQVHLIGLNLEKESVQERAEELYSNLCSSRVEVLYDDRELRAGEKFSDADLIGIPLRLTVSERSLANGGVELKVRSQKESAIIPLDSITSYVADFFGEMEA from the coding sequence CTCGTATAGCAGCAGCGGTTGTTGAGGGGAGTCATGATGAAAACGGTATCATATGGCCGAAAAATATTGCGCCATATCAAGTGCACCTCATTGGTCTCAATCTAGAGAAAGAGAGTGTTCAAGAGAGGGCAGAAGAGCTCTATTCGAATCTTTGCTCTTCAAGAGTTGAGGTATTGTACGATGATAGAGAGTTGAGAGCAGGGGAGAAGTTTTCTGATGCAGATCTCATTGGTATTCCGCTTCGACTTACTGTAAGTGAACGTTCTCTTGCCAATGGGGGTGTCGAGCTTAAAGTACGGAGCCAAAAGGAAAGTGCCATCATCCCACTTGACTCGATTACGAGCTATGTCGCTGACTTTTTCGGCGAGATGGAAGCGTAG